CATAGTTGCAGCTGTGTTTGGTTGGAAAATGATCCTGATGCTTCTTCAGTGTGCTCCTTTTGGCAGGAACATCTTACTTTGAACATAACATCCAACTGTTTCCAAAATCTTTCAACAGAGGTTTTGCCTGAATAGCCAAAACGAAGCCACTGTAGCAAGAGGCGTGGAAATGATTTCTTGGGAGAAGAATCTTCCAAACTTAAGAAATGAAGAATGGAttgagattcttcttctgataaaTGAGCAGAAAACCAAAGTATGACACACTTTAGTAATCCAAGAGGTAAGACATGAATGCTTGTGTATAGGAGCTGCTTCTGCATTTCATGGTTGCAATTCTTGCTGATGATTGGGAATACCTGGACAACAATGAGACAATTGAATATAATATACACACAATGTAACATCTTCAAAATGAATCCGTGAAAAACTTCCATTATGTTATAGAAACGAGTAAGTATCATAAGAGTTTACCTCTGTTCTCTGTATGGCAAATTGCTTTGTTACTTGGATTATAAGGGACTCAAGTTCCTCCTGAAGCTGCAATAGAAAATTGTCCGTCTTTGTTTTATCATCAGCACTTTTGTATAACAATCTCTGAAAATTCTCAAGACAATCATCTATGTTGAACTGTTTGGCAGTTGAAGAGCGGCGAGCTGTCATTTCTTCTAACACTGGGTGAAAGAACTTCTTAAATGCATTgctgcaacaaaacaaaacaaaacattctgTAACTCActcaaagaaagaaggaaggaAAGTAAACAAGAGACTAGACACTAtaccaaagagaaaaattaagttAATCCGAGAAACTATTATTACCTATAAGAAACAAGGACATCAGCAAGGAAGTTTAATCTAGCCATCAGTACATCAAGATCCAAAATAAGGGTTTGGAATTTTGCTTGGCATAATCCTTCTTGAATAtctctcaaatctttttcAATTGCATTTTGAAAAAGTCTAAGACCATGAATTGGGCTCCGTCCTACATTTGGAATTGAAAGGGACTTTTTACTCCACTCCCAAAAGCGTTGAAAACATCCGCTTGACGGATGTGACTCAGGTGATTTCTTCAAACTTTTAGACACATTAACATACTGGACTCCTTTCATGATCTCTGTAGGAGTCCCACAAGAAGATTGACTATCGTCAAGCAGCCAAGAGCTTATGACCTTCAGAAAATTTTAGCTTatcaaaaggaaagaagaaaaacatagcATATCTCAGCAAAGGGGATATGTATACCTGTTGCAATGAGTCTTCATTTGGGGCAACATCTTTTATACAATTCTCAACTTCAATTTTCTCCTCgtgagagagatgagagatcaTCCATGGCAAAAAGTCTTCAAGCACCATCACTGGAACACTACAAATGAATTGCCACACAAGTGATGCTTGTTCTCGGAAAGAAAACTTCTCTATTAACAAAGGAAACACCTACATGAAGCATGACTCGTTAGGCACCACTATGAAAAGTGATAGAGTATCTGTAACTGAAATGTTGTTTTCCATTAAAAAGTATTGTAGTTGTCAAAACAGAGTTGAAGTATAACAAGACTATATACCTGCCGCTCTTCTTTAAGCATATGTTGGCATATAGATGACTGGATGGTGCCTATGCATAAAATAACTTCACGAAGTACATCGCTTCTACTTcctatttcttcttcaagaacatgTAGCCAGTGGAAAATTGAGGTAAAGAGATCATCTGTGCCAGCATGCTCAAGTGAGTAATTAGAAACTATGTTTTTCACTCGTTTATCTAGCGCCAAAAATATAACCTGCCAGTAAGAAAAGCATATCAAAAGCCACTGTTACTTATCATGATAAGGATTTCAATCTAAGAGTCAGATTCTTGACATCAATAAAAGATTCACAAACTGAAACTAGAGACTGCAACACGAATTTAGACAAGGTCTTTTACCCTAGTAACCTAGTCTAACCAAGAATTCAAAGGACAATCTTTATTTCTCTAGTTGTAATTAGCTTCAGGAAGCAAGAGAGTTCTAAACTCGAATTTAATTTGTGAACATAAAGAGGAGTAACAGAGATTAAAACAGAGCAACTCAtttagggaaaaaaaaacttataaaggtGATAAAATCTAACCTCATCTTCAGCTGCGCTATGATACTTATATACAAGCTTCAAGAACTCAAACTTCCGGGAGAGCTCCACCGCCAGATCCCCACTAAAGGAATCGGCTTCAGCAGCGTCAGTAGCGAAACGCCGGAGCTCCACCAGCTGAGCACGGAAAGCCTTGTGGCAGTAAACGAAGAAAAGAACCGGAGCATCAGAAAGCTTGGTATTTCCAACGGTCACCGCATAAGATGCAGAAACGGAAGCGTTTTCCGGCGGAAGGGAATGAAGATTTCCGCCTCCCATCCACCGCAACAACAATAACGGTGACTGAAATCAAAAATTTCGTCGTCGTGAAGCGAAAGgagaaaagggaaagaagaaggaaccgATTAAAGGAGTAGAGAAGGTTTTTAAAGGCATGATACATTTTCGTAGTCGTCACTCTTCTGCGTAAGCCAGTTTGTTTAAtcaatttgagattttgagttttattatattagaAGTGACTGAGACGTTGCAGCTGAAAACCAACTATAGCTTATATCATATTTATGGCGGGATGTATATTTAAATATCtgttttgtctctgtttctttggtaactaactaatttgttttcatttatattatttttaaaagaaatttagatTGTGAAAATATGAACagagataaattaaattaatctAACAAGAATGGAGATAATATATTAGATCATTTACAATtgttaaacattatttttttatgagaggaaaaaaagaatcaatattTTGGTTGTTGTCAAGTATTCAAGATTACTTCTCCAACGTCGTTGACCATAGTATAATGCatgaaaaaacattaattagtGATCCGACTAACTAAATAATCACATTACATGATTTTGTAGTATTGAGTTTGTTAATAGTTTTGTAATTGAGTAACATTGAAAAATCTCGTGATTTGCGGGAGATTAGCTGAGTCAGCCTCGTGATTATAAAACCATTGGTCGAGAGAGTGGCGTGACCTTGGCCGGCCGTACAGTTTTCTCAATACTCCTTGACCAGTCAACGTTGACTCCGTTAGTTTAATCCGTTAATTAACCTCGTTCCGTCTTCTCTCTTCCACAAGCCGTCTTGTGGCTGTCGTGTGCTCTCCATCTGACTCCACGTGTCATTCCAGTTAATTGGGCTCACAAAATCAATACTACGAGTTCTATAACTAATGAGCCCATACCAATTTTTCCAGCCCATTAAGGTTTAAATAGTTTTTCCAAAATCAATCTGtttgaataaagaaaaaaagaaaaaaaagttttgtgatCGTGTCGCTTCGTCGTCCTTGAGCAGGGGAAAAAGCTCTggctttctctttttttccggCGAGGAAGGTGGTGGTAATTGGCGGCGATGGAGATACTAAGAACGAAATGGGTGGCTATGACAGCTAGTATATGGATACAATGCGCAAGCGGCGCTTCCTACACCTTCGGAATCTATTCCGCTGTCCTAAAATCGACTCAATCGTACGATCAATCCACCCTCGATACCGTCTCAGTCTTCAAGGACATCGGAGCAAACGCCGGAGTTTTCTCTGGGCTTTTATACACATACGCTACGTCCAATCGTCTCCGTGGACGGGGAGGAGGAATTGGAGGCGCTGGAGGACCTTGGGTGGTGCTTGCTGTTGGGGCAATTCAGTGCTTCGCCGGTTACTTTCTCATTTGGGCTTCTGTTACCGGACTTATTAGAAAGCCTCCGGTGCCGCTGATGTGCCTGTTTATGTTCTTAGCAGCTCAGTCGCAAACGTTCTTCAATACGGCTAATGTTGTTAGTGCCGTTGAGAATTTCGCTGACTATGGTGGTACAGCCGTTGGCATTATGAAGGTGAGTTTTTGATGAAGCTTTTCGATATATTGAATGGATCTGTATTGTTGGATCACGTCTCAGTTTGTTTCCTTGGGACCTAAAGACCAATATTTGGCTATGATGATGATCCTGGTAGAGTCTAAATGAGGAGGCTTTGGTAACATTTGGAAAGAGATTGATGCTTTGAACTTTGGATCAATCGAGATCTAGATCTTCTAGTTGATATATATTGCGTAGTAaatatttgttcttttctgATAAACCTTGCAAATGAGGATGCAACCTCCACTTTTAAGATGAGAAACTTCAACTAAACCCCAAAGTATGTTAATAGTGGGAGATTCATGGTTTCAACTTTGGAATTTTTGATTATAGTGAAGCATCCAAGCTTACCTCTAATTCTTTCTTTGCAGGGTTTTCTTGGTCTAAGTGGAGCGATACTGATTCAACTGTACGAGACATTGTGCGCTGGAGATCCGGCCAGCTTCATTCTCTTACTGGCAGTAACACCAACAGTGCTCTCACTCTTGGTCATGCCTCTGGTCAGGATCTATGAGACAAGCGTAGCCGATGATAAAAAGCATTTAAATGGTCTTTCAGCTGTATCTCTAATCATCGCAGCTTATCTTATGATCATTATCATATTGAAGAACACTTTTGGGTTGTCATCGTGGGCCAACATTGTCACACTTGTATGTCTACTCGTCATGCTTGCCTTGCCTCTACTTATTGCGAGAAGAGCACAACGAGACGGCATGGAAAAAACAGTACCACATGATTATTCCCCTCTCATAAGCAGTCCAAAGGCAACAACCTCCGGTAACCAAAGTTCTGAAGGTGACAGTAAAGTGGAAGCTGGACTGAGTGAGAACCTGAATCTTCTGCAAGCTATGAAAAAACTAAGCTTCTGGTTGTTATTTCTTGCCATGATTTGCGGAATGGGCTCTGGACTTTCAACGATAAACAACATCCGACAAATAGGTGAGTCTCTTCGATACTCATCAGTTGAGATAAATTCATTGGTCTCCTTGTGGAGTATATGGAACTTTCTCGGTAGATTTGGAGCTGGTTATGCCTCAGATGCATTGCTACACAAAAAGGGATGGCCACGTCCATTGCTAATGGCTGCAACACTTGGAACGATGAGCATAGGCCACCTAATCATAGCCTCTGGTTTTCAAGGAAATCTCTATGTTGGTTCTGTTATAGTTGGCGTTTGTTATGGTTCACAGTGGTCTCTGATGCCTACAATCACCTCTGAGCTGTTCGGGATTCGGCACATGGGAACCATCTTCAATACCATATCCGTGGCTAGTCCCATTGGTTCCTATATCTTCTCTGTAAGATTGATCGGTTATATCTACGATAAGACTGCTTCCGGGGAAGGGAACACATGTTATGGCTCTCATTGCTTCAGGCTGTCATTTATTATAATGGCATCTGTTGCGTTCTTTGGGTTTCTTGTCGCCATTGTACTATTCTTTCGGACAAAGACGCTATATCGACAGATCCTTGTAAAGAGGTTGCATCATCGATAGAGTTCTTGTGAATACTATACTTTTGGAGAAAAACGAATACTGCTTCTCTTGCTACATCCATGGTAGCTTATGCTTCCAAAGGTACACATCAATTTCTTTACCTATAAGTTTGATTGTAAGTTATGTTTGTATCAAATGTCTGTGTTTAGAGATGGGAAGAAAGAAAGCTGAgatctttgtctctctttctttttgtagtTTCTTCCAAAAATGTGAGTTTTGTGAATTGTATAGACATCTCAAAGTTCCCAATaatgttgaaattttttaaaattcatattgTTGACTACTATGCATTTAAATAGTAATAATTTGCAGGCCATCAAGTCTCGTTCATTCATTATTCAGATTAATCCACAAACCAATCTCCATGCACCAACACTCTTATTCAATGCGTTTTCAATTATACTTTTGATCATTTCCACATAAATTACTTTGTTAATCAATAGAAAGTTATGGTTTGGAATAAAAAGTAGTTTTGCAGTCTTAAATGGGAAGAgaacttgaagaagacaagtccttttttcctttgttctACCAACTTCAAACCTACTTTTCGAACCCCAATAAGTTCCTAGAAATCCAAAACCCAAATGTATAAAGTCAACTACTTTGACTATCACATCTGAGGACAATAATCAAAAGCTAGCAAAGCATAGAAAAAGACAGAACCTTTGTtcatcgtctctctctctgacacgagaaagttgaaaaattcAAGTTGAACATGATTAtattcattaattattatatgaGAAGGGAGATTTCTGGGGATATGGTTGTTGGTAGTCATGGGAAGACAGTAAACGCCATCGCAATTGCATTTATTCTGTCTGCAGAGTCaaacaaactaattttattatttgattttcagtcctatctctcttctcttgtctTGTCCTGAGATCAGATGTATAAAAAAGAgacttcttttcttcttctctcttgattCTCTCTTCCACTGTCATTATCTTCAAGATTTGTCTCTTGCGAGACTCGATGAAGCTTCATCAATTTCTTGTGTTCCTTTTCTTGTTCCTCTCATGTTTTGCTCTTTCTTCATGGGCTCTTCCTCTCTGTTCCGATTCAAGtgagtgatttttttttgttatcctATTGATTTGATATTAGTTCTGCTATTGTAGATTGAtgcaacattttgttttttgatggTTTTTCAGGAGCTCCCTCGGAGGTGAATTCGACATTGAGCTTTTGTCCTTACAAAGGAAAAACATGCTGCAATACAATGAAAGATACCAGTTTGATGAAGCAATTTCAAGCTATGAACATTTCCGACAAGGGTTGTGCTTCTGTTGTAAAATCAATCCTTTGTGCTGTAAGTATAATCTCCGTCTTTAATCCCTAAAGATTCTGCAAGTGTTTCATTATGCCACTCATACATAATTTGCTTTGAGCTGTTACCATTCTTACCTGATTTGTCTGGAACCATTGTAATGTTTTTGTCTGAGAATGAATCTATAGAAGAGGAACTGTgttctaagtttttttttgtttttgtttcattactGTGTTGATGTTACAGAATTGCGATCCTTTTTCATCAGACTTATTCAGAGATAACTCAGATCAGCAGTCTGTTCCAATCCTCTGCAACTCGACCAGTTCAGCAAATTCCACAGAGAATTTTTGCTCTGAGACATGGGAGACATGTCAAAACGTCTCCATATCGGGTTCTCTTTTCGCTGCCTCATTACAAGGCCGAGCTGGAGCGCCGTCAAATAAAAATGCCTCCAAGCTTGCTGATCTATGGCAGTCCAAAACCGATTTCTGCAGTGCCTTTGGTGGAGCTAGCTCCAATGAAACTGTTTGCTTCAGCGGTGAGCCAGTTGCTCTTAATGACAATGATACTACTCCTGACAAGCCGCCTTCTGGTATATGCCTTGAGAAAATTGGAAACGGTTCTTACCTCAACATGGTTCCTCACCCTGATGGCTCCAACCGTGCATTCTTCTCTACGCAACCTGGAATAGTATTCTTGGCTGGTATACCGGATCAAGATTCTGGCGGGGTTTTGGATGTGGATCCATCTAGCCCATTTGTGGATATGACTGATGAGATTCATTTTGATACTGAGTTTGGGATGATGGGAATGGCTTTTCATCCAAAGTTTGCTCAAAATGGGCGTTTTTTCGCTTCTTTCAACTGCGATAAGTCCAAGTGGCCAGGCTGTACTGGAAGGTGCTCATGTAACTCCGATGTGAACTGTGATCCTTCCAAACTAACTCCTGACAGTGGATCTCAACCATGCCAATACCAAACCGTAATAGCTGAGTATACAGCCAATTCTACCTCGTCAGACCCTTCTAAGGTATATACTCTCCTTGACCCCTTTTCAGTATCTAAAACTTTTGCGTTTGTCATAGAGCCCCAAGCTTTTTTTTCTCGCTGTTCAGGCAAAGAACGCTAAGCCAACAGAAGTCAGGAGGATTTTCACAATGGGACTTCCCTTCACATCACACCATGCTGGACAGATTCTCTTTGGTCCAGATGGGTACCTATACTTTATGATGGGAGATGGAGGTGGAGGAGCAGACCCGTATAATTTCGCACAGAACAAGAAATCTTTGCTAGGAAAGATCATGAGGCTTGATGTAGATAACATTCCTAGTGGGTATACGTTGGCTTTTGTTTGTGTAGTAACTGAATCTGCAACATGTGATGCATTACAGTAGCATTATATGAGTGTCCTTTGTCATTTACCAAGATCCACAAATGTCTTCAGGTGCTTCTGAGATCTCCAAAATGGGTCTATGGGGAAACTACTCTATACCAAAAGACAACCCTTTTCGTGAAGACAAAGAGCTTGAACCTGAAATATGGGCTGTTGGATTGAGAAACCCTTGGAGATGCAGCTTTGATTCTTCTAGGCCTTCTTACTTCATGTGTGCTGATGTTGGACAGGTAAGCTTGTTTCGACaatgagtttttctttttattttgtttgcaCCGTTCTtgatatgtttgttgtttaataGGACACATATGAAGAGGTGGATCTCATAAGCAAAGGAGGAAACTATGGTTGGCGTGTTTACGAAGGCCCGGATCTTTTCCATCCTGAGTCATCCCCTGGAGGAAACACATCTGTTAAATCACTAAACCCGATATTTCCTGTGATGGGTTACAACCACTCAGAAGTTGACTCAAGCGGAAAATCAGCTTCAATCACTGGAGGTTACTTTTATAGATCTGAAACTGATCCTTGCATAGCTGGAAGGTGAGCTAACACACACTCTTTCTCTGGTTCCTTATCTATTGTTCCTCTCACATGTATATGATAACAAAACATCTTgcaaaaaataatgtttttcttttgcaggtaCGTATATGCTGATCTATATGGAAATGGCGTGTGGGCGGGGATTGAAACGCCTGCTAATAGCGGGAGCTTTGTGACCAAAAGAACAACCTTCAGCTGTGCCAGTGACTCACCCATGAAATGTAGTGATTCCCCGGGAACTTCAGGGCTCTCCCTAGGGTATGTCTTCTCCTTTGGTGAGGATAACAACAAAGACATCTACTTGCTCACAAGCAATGGTGTCTATAGAGTAGTAAGGCCGAGCCGTTGCAACTTGACTTGCTCCAAGGAAAACTCCACAGCTAGAAGAAACCCCGGTACCTCAagttctccttcttcttcatcgtcttcttgtTATAAGCATATAAATGGTTTCCATGGAAGCTTGGtggttttgtttgtgtctCTGTCTTTGATTCTGCTAGGTTTATTAAACTAATTTGCAAAagttgtttcttgtttgtgttGAAGAATTATTATGAGATTGTATGTTCAGGATCTTTTGAGAGAACACAATACATGTATGATGAATGAGACCAACGATACACAAATCCTTAGATTATAGTACTTAAGGGTGATGATAACGACACAGACAATTCATAAGCAGATAGAGGCTTTCCTTTGCCATCGTCTGATCTGGCTGTTGTTGTAATATTCCCTCAGAGCCAATTTTATGAGTAATTAGGCCAGAAACTGTTTTTTGCTCTGTGTTGATCATGTTGtgaaagacagagagaaaacaaatttccaTTTAGATTAAGAAATGGgtttatacaaataaaaataaagtaaattcCCTACGTGTTCTTCCCTACTCCATGTTCTCTCCATTTCTTTAACAGATCAGAAGGCTGCAGACCAATCGAACCAAGTCCtggctctctttctctctctgtgtgGTACGCTTGCAAAATTTTCCTGGCTTTCTACAGCAAGCTTGATGGCATATTAGATCTCAGAAAATGCAACTGTTTCCTCAAGTATCATCATCTCATGTTACAACACTCAGGCTTGTTCTGTCTTAAGAGCTTATCCCATAAGCATATCATCTGTCTTGGCGACTGGTAATGAGCTGTGTAGTAGTTCTCAACACAACCAAACTGGCAGAATCTCAGACTGTGTCTGTAATCCACTGGGtttgttgtgttcttgaaATGCTCAACCCACATTCCCACACTCACGTCCTCCATCTTGAACAGCTGGTATATGTGAACAACAGAGAATGAGAAGTGGAAAGAAGATGATACAATTGGTTtgaatctctcttttgcttaCCCGTAATTTATGTCTCTCAAACTTGTCCACGATGAAGCGCGCAATGTCAGAAGATAGAACATATCCGGGTCCATTTGCGTAGGGCGGATAGTCCTCCTCTGGCCATTCCTGATATAATCCACaagatatatacattaataatGAGTGCCAGTCTTAAAGTATTCACAGAACTGACACTTAAAAGCGCCGCACTAGTTCATCCAAAAGGCTGCATATAAAGATGGAGTGTGATGCAGAAAAAATGTACCTCATATGTGACTGCCCATTTACCCCCACGGAGAGGTTTGTGGTAATAATTCATGTTACCAATGTACAGGCTTCTACCTTCGGGTACTTTTTTCACTTCATTGATCACCGCGCCAAGTTTTACAAATGTATCATCGTCACACTTCATTATGTACTTTGCAGAGAATGCAAGAGCCTGTAGCAATCGAAGTCaacaaaaattcaacaatCAACTCCACAGAAACACTAAATCAGGAACGATTATGCAGAAGCATGacctatataaaatatgatacTCACTCCGTGTTCACATATGGCAACAGTTTTCAGCACGACAAGATCATAGCTATCCATGTAAGGAACAAGTACAATGTCCCCAAAATACTCCGCTTCTTTCTTCAATTCCACATTCACCTCCTTCCTCCCATGCTGTGAAATGCACATCacggagaaaaaaaataaaaaaaatctgttcAGGTAACAGTTGCATTTTGATGATTCTCAAATCAAACTTTGTCTCTGTACTATTAAGCCCTcatgacttttctttttcagttttttctaAACAAGCCTTCATGCCTTAAGACTTGATAAACATGTAAAAATCCAGCTTACCAGCGCCACAAAGAAACGAGCAACAACTTTTGCAGATGTAATAAGAACATGCTGCATCCAGGATTTCCTCACAGCCATCCGCTCAGAGAAATGATTGCCTGCGGAAAGAATGCCTATAAAGATCTCCACAGGCCCATCGGGAACTACAGGAGCCTGCCATCTCTTTGACAATTCGAGATGCCTTTGGGGAGCAAAACTAGGATGTGATGTTGGCAGAGAggcaacaaaaacagaatgGACATCAATGTCTCCGTTTACTGTTAGCCCTGTTGCATCCTCAAGGGTGAAACCctattatatataacaaagaaTTACTAACCAACTCGTTCTACGCTCTGAACTATTATGGATTGCATGAATAAACCATTTATCTGAACACACAATCATGTAGAAAAGGAGTAGAATATATACTCACAGTGCGATAAGGGAAAGAAGTAACATGCTTTCCATCAACATTGATATGGTAACCCTCTAAACCGGCGCTAAGAGTTAGAACGAACAGCTTCTCTTCCACAAAAGGAAACGGCCATTCTACTTTGACCCTTTTCCTCCTTCCTATAAGTCTATTCAACCACCATCTTGCCCTCGACCCTTCTGAGTAATTGTCATCATCACGAATCCATTTTTCACACTTCACATGACTATCAACTGCAGCCACACTAAAGTATTACTCAACAGATGACAAGAACCATAACTTGCAACCTAACCATTTGCTAGCTTCTAATGAATCACTACAAAATACAGATACCAAGTAACAAAGGAATAGAACTCACCAgtctcttcatcatctcttgACTTCCATCCTTCGCAACGTTGTGCAGGTCCCCATTGCATCCTATAGCAACTATTCTGCTCAATCACCGGTTTTTTGCTCCAATCTCCCTTAAGCCTCGGATTGAAATGCAGAATCCTAGGAGGATCCTCTCCTTCAACAGTCTTCAAACCTTGAAGCTCTATCACAAACTGAGACACCAACTTAGACCAATCTCCTTCCTTGGGATGAGCTTTCCTCGGCCTCCCCACCAAAGTTATGTGTGAACCCAATGTCAAACCACACGGCAGCTCCATCAATTTGTTCTCCCGGTTCATAAACTCAGACCCGGTTAGCGAAACAGAATGTGGACATGAATCCGGTTTGTTCTTCTCTGGCTTCTCCACTAGTTTCTCAAGCCTTCCAGATTCAAGCTCCTTCCATAGCTTGCGACCTAGCTGCCAAGCTTCCTTAGCTGACTTGTGAAGCTCCACTGACCCGTCTTTACTACTCGGGTCGAAAGTTTCCgaatcaaatctcaaacttGAGAGAACACCCCGATGATGTTCACGGACCTTGTTCTGAACAAGGTCCGTCCGGGTAACAATGGTCGGGTTCGAAACCGGGTACGAAACTGGCTCCAATGGAGGATTAGGGATAATCTCGACTTGGGGCTCTTGCTCGTTATTGAGCTTCTCGAGTCGAGAAAGAGCATCAAGAGGCACGGAGCTGCTGGACCAGGATTTGAAAACGAGAGGTATCTCTACTGAGACAATTACAAGATAGAGAAACCCTATTGCCATTATTACACGAACCGATCTCTGCTTCCATAGTGAAGAGAACAGATCAATCTTGTCGATTTTTTCCACTTTCGACAATTTGGgttttttcatttctgttttttttttccttaggATCCAAGCAATGAAATGAATTAACAAAAAACCTAACTTTGCGTTAAGAGGGATTCGAAAATGGAAGAAAGTTGGCAAATTTGTTAACAGGAGCAAATGAAAAGAAGCAgagaatgatgatgacgagagctgaagaagaaggagatctTGAATCTTGAGATACGCTATAGTGGAATTTTTGGGCGTATGTTAgtacaatatatttattattaattatttctttttcaaattatttttcattgaaaTCATTTTATCTcgctctctttttctttacttttttgtttttgagtaatGGACCTGTA
This sequence is a window from Arabidopsis thaliana chromosome 1 sequence. Protein-coding genes within it:
- a CDS encoding catalytics (catalytics; FUNCTIONS IN: catalytic activity; INVOLVED IN: biological_process unknown; LOCATED IN: anchored to plasma membrane, plasma membrane, anchored to membrane; EXPRESSED IN: 23 plant structures; EXPRESSED DURING: 13 growth stages; CONTAINS InterPro DOMAIN/s: Soluble quinoprotein glucose/sorbosone dehydrogenase (InterPro:IPR011041), Six-bladed beta-propeller, TolB-like (InterPro:IPR011042); BEST Arabidopsis thaliana protein match is: hipl2 protein precursor (TAIR:AT5G62630.1); Has 3691 Blast hits to 3691 proteins in 820 species: Archae - 60; Bacteria - 1937; Metazoa - 139; Fungi - 4; Plants - 281; Viruses - 0; Other Eukaryotes - 1270 (source: NCBI BLink).) — encoded protein: MKLHQFLVFLFLFLSCFALSSWALPLCSDSRAPSEVNSTLSFCPYKGKTCCNTMKDTSLMKQFQAMNISDKGCASVVKSILCANCDPFSSDLFRDNSDQQSVPILCNSTSSANSTENFCSETWETCQNVSISGSLFAASLQGRAGAPSNKNASKLADLWQSKTDFCSAFGGASSNETVCFSGEPVALNDNDTTPDKPPSGICLEKIGNGSYLNMVPHPDGSNRAFFSTQPGIVFLAGIPDQDSGGVLDVDPSSPFVDMTDEIHFDTEFGMMGMAFHPKFAQNGRFFASFNCDKSKWPGCTGRCSCNSDVNCDPSKLTPDSGSQPCQYQTVIAEYTANSTSSDPSKAKNAKPTEVRRIFTMGLPFTSHHAGQILFGPDGYLYFMMGDGGGGADPYNFAQNKKSLLGKIMRLDVDNIPSASEISKMGLWGNYSIPKDNPFREDKELEPEIWAVGLRNPWRCSFDSSRPSYFMCADVGQDTYEEVDLISKGGNYGWRVYEGPDLFHPESSPGGNTSVKSLNPIFPVMGYNHSEVDSSGKSASITGGYFYRSETDPCIAGRYVYADLYGNGVWAGIETPANSGSFVTKRTTFSCASDSPMKCSDSPGTSGLSLGYVFSFGEDNNKDIYLLTSNGVYRVVRPSRCNLTCSKENSTARRNPGTSSSPSSSSSSCYKHINGFHGSLVVLFVSLSLILLGLLN
- a CDS encoding Nodulin-like / Major Facilitator Superfamily protein (Nodulin-like / Major Facilitator Superfamily protein; INVOLVED IN: transmembrane transport; LOCATED IN: endomembrane system; EXPRESSED IN: 24 plant structures; EXPRESSED DURING: 15 growth stages; CONTAINS InterPro DOMAIN/s: Nodulin-like (InterPro:IPR010658), Major facilitator superfamily MFS-1 (InterPro:IPR011701), Major facilitator superfamily, general substrate transporter (InterPro:IPR016196); BEST Arabidopsis thaliana protein match is: Nodulin-like / Major Facilitator Superfamily protein (TAIR:AT1G18940.1); Has 3116 Blast hits to 3052 proteins in 955 species: Archae - 29; Bacteria - 1753; Metazoa - 40; Fungi - 307; Plants - 604; Viruses - 0; Other Eukaryotes - 383 (source: NCBI BLink).), yielding MEILRTKWVAMTASIWIQCASGASYTFGIYSAVLKSTQSYDQSTLDTVSVFKDIGANAGVFSGLLYTYATSNRLRGRGGGIGGAGGPWVVLAVGAIQCFAGYFLIWASVTGLIRKPPVPLMCLFMFLAAQSQTFFNTANVVSAVENFADYGGTAVGIMKGFLGLSGAILIQLYETLCAGDPASFILLLAVTPTVLSLLVMPLVRIYETSVADDKKHLNGLSAVSLIIAAYLMIIIILKNTFGLSSWANIVTLVCLLVMLALPLLIARRAQRDGMEKTVPHDYSPLISSPKATTSGNQSSEGDSKVEAGLSENLNLLQAMKKLSFWLLFLAMICGMGSGLSTINNIRQIGESLRYSSVEINSLVSLWSIWNFLGRFGAGYASDALLHKKGWPRPLLMAATLGTMSIGHLIIASGFQGNLYVGSVIVGVCYGSQWSLMPTITSELFGIRHMGTIFNTISVASPIGSYIFSVRLIGYIYDKTASGEGNTCYGSHCFRLSFIIMASVAFFGFLVAIVLFFRTKTLYRQILVKRLHHR